One window of Polyangiaceae bacterium genomic DNA carries:
- a CDS encoding NACHT domain-containing protein, with translation MSRVGAMEPKTSEQTSLGRLELREALSTQPSGVLYRAHDTDLERDVAVLLLAPDSTAAERARAMTRAKALAQSNHPNLQRVYATTTEGERQYITLELVSGTPLSSWLAQPHTDAGQVLDYFLQAGRGLAAAHAEGVTHTNFHPDNIIIDAFGRARLVNIEQGASESKSAVGGVNSDRRAFCRELLAALAECGGPPEVRTALEAAVDTTQGPSLSDLIDTLESSLQRTDDEHLRLLMERLQRLWLDGILDASLGHQSAAPLPMEDLSEVVAPAWEGSAITPGSTTRELSDLLIQAHSGLLLVGAPGAGKTIALLELAKELLQRAKRSSTSPVPVVLNLSSFEGQRELLPWVVDEMVSKYSLPRPSVERWLEHDQLVLLLDALDEVAPRQRKACIESLNHFLKDHAPLMVVTSREEEYQSAGAKLALGSAARLPPLTTESGRALLQHLGLDAMQLPATAPEEHRTPLWLKLVGESDPNGSLAGAESTLNDAYERLLSKAFRPEERSAALPRLVFLAKAMTRTDTSDVWLERLSPQWLPRYVDRAIVWFLAITCILLVQVPLSLGVARLTQRAPGMTAALVLGPLPVIAILTQGFRLKALEKLRWSWRVALRRAPRNVAIGSAVGAVIGLAQHDLAYAPLCGGVGLLLTLINALDSADKPGSVAPNAGTHYSLRNALVLASIGGPPVGLIYAYGWWPFFVDVAHSDVAQWSDPSLPVAACVAMFSWHIVFFPYGGAFVSLHWCLRCVLAWRTPLPLKLVPFLDDCVRRGLLRRIGGGYLFVHRTLQAYLAGMSEGAPTTFNDSSSRDAR, from the coding sequence ATGAGTCGAGTTGGTGCGATGGAGCCCAAAACAAGCGAACAAACATCCCTGGGCAGACTCGAGCTGCGGGAAGCGCTGAGCACCCAGCCGAGCGGGGTGCTGTATCGGGCTCACGACACCGACTTGGAACGCGACGTGGCGGTGCTGCTGCTTGCCCCGGACTCCACTGCGGCAGAGCGCGCTCGCGCCATGACCCGCGCGAAGGCCCTGGCGCAGTCCAACCACCCAAACCTACAGCGGGTTTACGCGACGACCACCGAAGGTGAGCGGCAATACATCACCCTAGAGCTCGTGAGTGGCACACCGCTCAGCTCCTGGCTTGCCCAACCTCACACCGACGCTGGCCAAGTGCTCGACTACTTCCTTCAAGCTGGACGCGGACTCGCCGCCGCGCACGCCGAAGGAGTTACTCACACCAATTTCCATCCGGATAACATAATCATCGACGCTTTCGGCCGGGCTCGCTTGGTGAACATCGAGCAGGGCGCCAGCGAAAGCAAGAGCGCGGTAGGCGGCGTCAACTCGGACCGTCGTGCGTTCTGCCGCGAGCTACTCGCTGCCCTCGCTGAGTGCGGGGGGCCGCCTGAAGTTCGCACGGCCCTCGAAGCAGCAGTCGACACGACCCAAGGACCTAGCCTGAGCGACCTCATTGACACCCTCGAGAGCTCCCTTCAGCGCACCGATGACGAACACCTACGACTCCTGATGGAGCGCCTGCAGCGGCTGTGGCTCGACGGGATCCTCGATGCTTCCCTGGGGCACCAAAGCGCGGCCCCACTACCCATGGAAGACCTCTCCGAAGTGGTCGCGCCGGCATGGGAGGGCTCGGCGATAACACCGGGATCCACAACGCGAGAACTCTCGGATCTCCTGATCCAAGCGCACTCGGGGTTGTTGCTCGTGGGGGCTCCCGGTGCGGGAAAGACAATCGCGTTGCTGGAGCTAGCAAAGGAACTCCTGCAGCGGGCAAAGCGTTCGTCAACGAGTCCGGTGCCCGTCGTCTTGAACCTCTCGTCCTTCGAGGGCCAACGGGAGTTGTTGCCCTGGGTGGTCGATGAGATGGTCTCCAAGTACAGCTTGCCTCGGCCTTCGGTGGAACGTTGGCTCGAGCACGATCAGCTCGTCTTGTTGCTCGACGCCCTGGATGAGGTCGCACCACGCCAGCGCAAGGCGTGCATCGAATCGCTGAATCATTTCCTCAAGGATCATGCCCCGCTGATGGTCGTGACTTCGAGGGAGGAAGAGTACCAAAGCGCAGGAGCGAAACTCGCTCTGGGTAGCGCGGCTCGCCTACCGCCGCTTACCACGGAAAGCGGACGCGCTTTGCTTCAGCACCTCGGACTGGACGCCATGCAGCTTCCCGCCACTGCCCCCGAAGAGCACCGGACACCACTCTGGCTCAAGCTAGTTGGCGAGAGCGACCCGAACGGATCGCTGGCCGGGGCGGAGTCGACGCTGAATGACGCCTACGAGCGCCTGCTCTCAAAAGCGTTCAGGCCTGAGGAGCGTTCCGCCGCGCTGCCCCGACTCGTGTTCTTGGCGAAGGCCATGACACGCACCGACACCAGCGACGTTTGGCTCGAGCGCCTCTCACCCCAGTGGCTACCTCGCTATGTCGACCGCGCAATCGTCTGGTTTCTGGCGATCACCTGCATCTTGCTCGTGCAAGTTCCGCTCTCTCTGGGCGTCGCCCGGCTGACTCAACGAGCACCCGGAATGACGGCAGCGCTGGTGCTTGGCCCCCTGCCGGTGATCGCGATTCTCACTCAGGGGTTCCGCCTCAAGGCGCTGGAGAAGCTGCGCTGGTCTTGGCGAGTCGCGCTTCGACGGGCCCCACGCAACGTAGCGATTGGCAGCGCTGTCGGCGCAGTGATCGGACTAGCGCAGCATGACCTCGCCTACGCCCCGCTGTGCGGCGGCGTCGGGCTGCTGCTTACGCTGATTAACGCCCTGGACAGCGCCGACAAGCCTGGCAGCGTCGCCCCCAACGCGGGCACCCACTACTCGCTTAGAAACGCGCTAGTCCTCGCGAGTATCGGGGGGCCTCCCGTTGGCCTGATCTACGCCTATGGCTGGTGGCCCTTCTTCGTGGATGTCGCACACAGCGACGTCGCGCAGTGGAGCGACCCGAGCTTGCCCGTAGCCGCATGCGTGGCGATGTTCTCGTGGCACATCGTCTTTTTTCCGTACGGAGGAGCATTTGTGAGCTTGCACTGGTGCCTCCGCTGTGTGCTCGCGTGGCGTACGCCCCTGCCCCTCAAGCTGGTGCCCTTTCTCGACGACTGCGTGCGGCGGGGCCTGTTACGGCGCATCGGTGGCGGGTACTTGTTCGTGCACCGCACACTCCAGGCCTACTTGGCAGGCATGAGCGAAGGCGCCCCGACGACCTTCAACGACTCGTCGTCGAGGGACGCGAGGTAA
- a CDS encoding HIT family protein, with translation MPERISRDAAVANIELPPGKCLACELIRGMGGAVSLWEQPDFVCLLPRLGVAFGQVLIVPRRHVVRFVELPSETWLAMSALAQRVACALERTLEPARCYVASLGTPRSDVPMSCAHLHIHVIPVLDPDARPAQVLTWSGGVIRAEEAELLDLRRRLRRALEA, from the coding sequence ATGCCGGAGCGCATCTCCCGAGACGCCGCGGTGGCGAACATCGAGTTGCCACCGGGAAAATGCCTGGCCTGCGAGCTGATTCGTGGGATGGGCGGGGCGGTGAGTTTGTGGGAGCAGCCGGATTTCGTCTGTTTGCTGCCTCGGCTCGGGGTGGCCTTCGGTCAGGTGCTGATCGTGCCGCGAAGGCACGTGGTGCGTTTCGTCGAGCTCCCGAGTGAGACCTGGCTCGCGATGAGCGCGCTGGCTCAACGCGTCGCTTGCGCGTTGGAGCGCACGCTCGAGCCAGCGCGCTGCTACGTGGCATCCTTGGGTACACCTCGTAGTGATGTCCCGATGTCATGCGCGCACTTGCACATTCACGTCATTCCGGTGCTGGACCCTGACGCGCGTCCGGCGCAAGTGCTGACCTGGTCGGGTGGCGTGATCCGTGCGGAAGAAGCAGAGCTGCTCGACTTGCGCAGGCGGCTACGCCGTGCCCTGGAGGCATGA
- a CDS encoding serine/threonine protein kinase, with product MDHLRPGMRLDRYELVAPLAAGGQGSVWRVRDPLDPSAPRAVKLVDLVQANPDGIERVRREAHQLAQLRHPSIVPCHGLFEDVNEGMLGLVVTYIDGMPVGGLLNDPRFDARRRRLLLTHLAEALAFIHARKIVHRDLKLDNVLADDRFLAEPEVAEHVKLIDFGIALAPTGGRKLTQAGHIVGTPSYMAPETLDAAWGGSMNAPAVDVFAFGVMAWRMFLPGHPSGVQNARNLADYAIAYRRMKSEPGRFSALDARPDLRWLRQCLSLEPEKRLPDGAALVEALRSSQMPASQEELAATQVAAPGYTPAPLSGGSSSAVSSAQAPSALPTAYSPGQLPRGNISQPASNSASFSQPSVSGEHSAETSTAFASSTPGQALASPAQLAMPTPGGPSPSGGYGPPPPARSNRFAIGLALGLGAAVIFAIVAVVGVSGAALFAFGDRQAASAGPPAAICASGSALPASREVTLWIGPVELADNGSKRNLKSDEGLCLTNLRTGQRRCARGNQWSPTIQARIGDLLTGGAGVQVQFERNGAVETLANRADLGFSTITCPQSGWLMPLAPNTRLQTLPIFPR from the coding sequence ATGGACCACTTACGCCCTGGAATGCGCCTCGATCGCTACGAGCTGGTGGCCCCGCTGGCTGCAGGCGGTCAGGGCTCTGTTTGGCGTGTGCGTGACCCTCTCGATCCATCGGCGCCGAGGGCGGTCAAGCTGGTGGACTTGGTGCAAGCCAATCCCGATGGCATCGAGCGAGTGCGGCGTGAGGCGCATCAGCTCGCACAACTGCGGCATCCTTCCATCGTTCCGTGTCATGGACTGTTTGAAGACGTGAACGAGGGCATGCTTGGTCTCGTCGTCACTTACATCGACGGCATGCCTGTCGGTGGGCTGCTGAACGACCCTCGTTTCGACGCCCGACGAAGGCGTTTGTTGCTCACGCATCTCGCGGAGGCGCTCGCGTTCATCCACGCGCGCAAGATCGTCCACCGTGACCTCAAGCTCGACAACGTCCTGGCCGACGATCGCTTTCTTGCGGAACCGGAAGTGGCGGAGCACGTCAAGCTGATCGACTTTGGCATTGCGCTCGCGCCGACCGGGGGGCGCAAGCTCACCCAAGCTGGGCACATCGTCGGAACGCCATCCTATATGGCGCCGGAGACCCTCGATGCGGCCTGGGGCGGCTCGATGAACGCGCCGGCAGTCGACGTGTTCGCCTTTGGTGTGATGGCCTGGCGCATGTTCCTCCCGGGTCACCCGAGCGGCGTACAGAACGCGCGCAACCTGGCGGACTACGCCATCGCCTATCGTCGCATGAAGAGCGAACCGGGGCGTTTCTCGGCGCTCGATGCTCGACCGGATCTGCGCTGGCTGCGGCAGTGCCTGAGCCTCGAACCCGAGAAGCGGCTGCCGGACGGCGCGGCCTTGGTGGAGGCGTTGCGCTCATCGCAGATGCCGGCGTCTCAGGAAGAGCTCGCTGCGACGCAGGTCGCCGCTCCCGGGTACACCCCCGCGCCGCTCTCGGGAGGTAGCTCCAGCGCGGTGTCGAGCGCCCAGGCGCCGTCCGCGTTGCCTACAGCTTACTCCCCGGGTCAGTTACCGCGAGGAAATATAAGTCAGCCGGCTAGTAACTCAGCCAGCTTCTCCCAGCCGTCCGTGAGCGGTGAACACTCCGCAGAAACCAGCACCGCCTTCGCTTCCAGCACGCCAGGCCAAGCCCTAGCTTCGCCTGCACAGCTGGCGATGCCCACGCCAGGTGGTCCCTCTCCTTCGGGCGGCTACGGGCCTCCACCTCCGGCCCGCTCGAATCGTTTCGCGATCGGTCTCGCCCTCGGACTAGGCGCGGCTGTGATCTTCGCCATCGTCGCGGTGGTCGGCGTGTCCGGTGCTGCGCTGTTCGCCTTTGGAGATCGCCAAGCCGCGAGCGCCGGTCCACCAGCGGCGATCTGCGCGTCGGGGAGTGCACTTCCGGCCAGCCGTGAGGTGACGTTGTGGATTGGACCAGTGGAGCTCGCGGACAACGGAAGCAAGCGCAACCTGAAGAGCGACGAAGGGCTCTGCTTGACCAACCTGCGCACCGGACAGCGACGCTGCGCGCGGGGCAATCAGTGGAGCCCGACTATCCAGGCGCGGATCGGTGATTTGCTCACTGGCGGGGCAGGTGTTCAGGTGCAGTTCGAGCGGAACGGCGCAGTAGAAACGCTGGCAAACCGTGCGGATTTAGGCTTCAGCACCATCACCTGTCCGCAGTCGGGCTGGCTCATGCCACTGGCGCCCAACACCCGACTGCAGACCTTACCAATCTTTCCGCGTTGA
- a CDS encoding DUF1552 domain-containing protein encodes MNKKTLTTRRNFLRGLGGVALGIPLLGSLAGRALAAPGDPIKRLIILFTPNGVNMDRFFPNVDSGAITAASLQGRALEPMSSFADRLLVPRGIHMVPRGFGWDQIPGDDHMKGMACKLTAQPTTDPDIFAAGESVDFAAARSLNVGGKAPLVIQVGRNGNNVLNYCSYAGPGTPYAGENNPYNVYRAFTGLISGSEGDDRVMKRGQSMVDLVREDLNELKRTPMSGEDTKLLDDWLALVRDVETGMSSACSPDTVAALDLNGVDRYDMMDSNTVGSDGEFNEVAKLMMKLTALTMACDVNRVATIKFSSGASGPTFRWDGMNHEFNHHQLSHRNGRDDAEGGDIPGIENFITEVDSYYASRMNDLLTYLEMFNGSSGTMLDDSVVMWISELSDGKAHDFRNLPIVIAGSGGGYLRQGQVIDCSKDGDLMAQSGAPHNRLLTTLLNAVGATDDGGQPYSAFGDLSYGEQGEFDKLKA; translated from the coding sequence ATGAACAAGAAGACGCTGACGACTCGTCGCAACTTCCTGCGCGGCCTGGGCGGTGTCGCCCTGGGGATCCCGCTCTTGGGTTCACTCGCGGGTCGCGCGCTGGCCGCACCTGGAGATCCCATCAAGCGCTTGATCATCCTGTTCACCCCCAACGGCGTGAATATGGATCGCTTCTTCCCGAACGTGGACTCCGGCGCCATCACCGCCGCGTCTCTCCAAGGGCGCGCCCTCGAACCCATGAGCAGCTTTGCGGATCGCCTATTGGTTCCGCGAGGTATTCATATGGTGCCCCGAGGGTTCGGCTGGGATCAAATCCCCGGCGACGACCACATGAAAGGCATGGCGTGCAAGCTGACGGCGCAGCCCACGACGGATCCTGACATCTTCGCTGCGGGGGAGTCGGTGGACTTCGCCGCGGCACGCAGCCTGAACGTCGGTGGTAAGGCGCCGCTCGTGATCCAGGTCGGGCGTAACGGCAACAACGTCTTGAACTACTGCTCCTACGCAGGCCCCGGCACGCCGTACGCGGGAGAGAACAATCCGTACAACGTGTACCGTGCCTTCACAGGCTTGATCTCGGGCTCCGAAGGCGATGACCGCGTGATGAAGCGCGGACAGAGCATGGTCGACCTCGTGCGCGAGGACTTGAACGAGCTCAAGCGCACGCCGATGAGCGGCGAAGACACCAAGCTGCTCGACGACTGGCTAGCGCTCGTGCGTGACGTCGAGACGGGCATGAGCTCTGCGTGCTCTCCGGACACGGTCGCGGCGCTCGATCTGAACGGGGTCGATCGCTACGACATGATGGACAGCAACACCGTGGGCAGCGACGGCGAGTTCAATGAAGTCGCCAAGCTAATGATGAAGCTCACCGCGCTCACCATGGCATGCGACGTCAATCGCGTAGCCACCATCAAGTTCTCGAGCGGCGCCTCTGGGCCGACCTTCCGCTGGGATGGCATGAACCACGAGTTCAATCACCACCAGCTCTCCCACCGCAACGGACGTGATGATGCGGAGGGCGGCGACATCCCCGGTATCGAGAACTTCATCACCGAAGTCGACTCGTACTACGCGAGCCGGATGAACGACCTCTTGACCTACCTCGAGATGTTCAACGGTTCGTCCGGCACGATGCTCGACGACAGCGTGGTGATGTGGATCAGCGAGCTGTCTGACGGCAAGGCTCATGACTTCCGCAACCTGCCCATCGTAATCGCCGGTTCTGGTGGCGGATACCTGCGTCAAGGTCAGGTCATCGATTGCTCCAAGGACGGCGACCTGATGGCCCAGTCTGGCGCGCCTCACAATCGCTTGCTGACGACTCTGCTCAACGCAGTTGGAGCGACGGACGACGGCGGTCAGCCGTACTCCGCCTTCGGCGACCTGAGCTACGGTGAGCAGGGTGAGTTCGACAAGTTGAAAGCGTAG